Proteins encoded together in one Streptomyces sp. NBC_01216 window:
- the treS gene encoding maltose alpha-D-glucosyltransferase, whose translation MTVNEPVPDTFEDTPAKDRDPDWFKRAVFYEVLVRSFQDSNGDGVGDLKGITSKLDYLQWLGVDCLWLPPFFKSPLRDGGYDVADYTSVLPEFGDLADFVEFVDAAHQRGIRVIIDFVMNHTSEQHPWFQESRSDPEGPYADYYIWADDDKQYQDARIIFVDTETSNWTFDPVRKQYYWHRFFSHQPDLNYENPAVQEEILSALKFWLDLGIDGFRLDAVPYLYQEEGTNCENLPATHAFLKRVRREIDEHYPDTVLLAEANQWPEDVVDYFGDYSTGGDECHMAFHFPVMPRIFMAVRRESRHPVSEILAKTPAIPSGCQWGIFLRNHDELTLEMVTDEERDYMYAEYAKDPRMRANIGIRRRLAPLLDNDRKQMELFTALLFSLPGSPVLYYGDEIGMGDNIWLGDRDGVRTPMQWTPDRNAGFSSCDPGRLTLPAIMDPVHGYQVTNVESGMASPSSLLHWTKRMIEIRKQNRAFGLGSYTELPSSNPAVLAFLRESAPEEGMDADLVLCVNNFSRFAQPTELDLRQFEGMHPVELIGQVRFPPIGQWPYLLTLAGHGFYWFRLKKSRRSLG comes from the coding sequence ATGACTGTCAACGAACCCGTACCCGACACCTTCGAGGACACCCCCGCCAAAGACCGTGATCCCGACTGGTTCAAGCGGGCGGTGTTCTACGAGGTCCTCGTCCGCTCGTTCCAGGACAGCAACGGCGACGGCGTCGGCGATCTCAAGGGCATCACGTCCAAGCTGGACTACCTCCAATGGCTGGGGGTGGACTGCCTCTGGCTGCCGCCGTTCTTCAAGTCCCCGCTCCGGGACGGCGGCTACGATGTCGCCGACTACACGTCGGTGCTGCCCGAGTTCGGCGATCTCGCCGACTTCGTCGAGTTCGTCGACGCGGCGCACCAGCGCGGCATCCGCGTCATCATCGACTTCGTCATGAACCACACGAGCGAGCAGCATCCGTGGTTCCAGGAATCCCGTTCCGATCCCGAAGGGCCCTACGCCGACTACTACATCTGGGCCGACGACGACAAGCAGTACCAGGACGCCCGGATCATCTTCGTCGACACCGAGACGTCCAACTGGACCTTCGACCCGGTGCGCAAGCAGTACTACTGGCACCGCTTCTTCTCGCACCAGCCGGATCTCAACTACGAGAACCCCGCCGTGCAGGAGGAGATCCTCTCCGCGCTGAAGTTCTGGCTGGACCTGGGGATCGACGGCTTCCGGCTGGACGCGGTGCCGTACCTGTACCAGGAGGAGGGCACCAACTGCGAGAACCTTCCCGCCACCCACGCCTTCCTCAAGCGCGTGCGCCGGGAGATCGACGAGCACTATCCCGACACCGTGCTGCTCGCCGAGGCGAACCAGTGGCCGGAGGACGTGGTCGACTACTTCGGCGACTACTCCACGGGCGGCGACGAGTGTCACATGGCGTTCCACTTCCCCGTGATGCCGCGCATCTTCATGGCCGTGCGGCGGGAGTCCCGCCATCCGGTCTCGGAGATCCTGGCCAAGACGCCGGCGATCCCGAGCGGCTGCCAGTGGGGCATCTTCCTGCGCAACCACGACGAGCTGACGCTCGAGATGGTCACGGACGAAGAACGCGACTACATGTACGCGGAGTACGCCAAGGACCCGAGGATGCGGGCCAACATCGGCATCCGGCGGCGCCTCGCACCGCTGTTGGACAACGACCGCAAGCAGATGGAGCTGTTCACCGCCCTGCTGTTCTCGCTGCCCGGCTCGCCGGTGCTGTACTACGGCGACGAGATCGGGATGGGCGACAACATCTGGCTCGGCGACCGGGACGGGGTACGTACCCCGATGCAGTGGACGCCCGACCGGAACGCGGGATTCTCCTCCTGTGACCCGGGGCGGCTCACCCTGCCGGCCATCATGGACCCGGTCCACGGCTACCAGGTCACCAATGTGGAGTCGGGGATGGCCTCGCCGTCCTCCCTGCTGCACTGGACCAAGCGGATGATCGAGATCCGTAAGCAGAACCGCGCCTTCGGGCTCGGCTCGTACACGGAACTTCCCTCCTCCAACCCGGCCGTGCTCGCCTTCCTGCGGGAGTCCGCTCCCGAGGAGGGCATGGACGCCGACCTGGTCCTGTGCGTGAACAACTTCTCGCGGTTCGCGCAGCCGACGGAGCTGGATCTGCGGCAGTTCGAGGGCATGCACCCGGTGGAACTGATCGGCCAGGTGCGCTTCCCGCCCATCGGCCAGTGGCCCTACCTGCTCACTCTCGCGGGGCACGGCTTCTACTGGTTCCGTCTGAAGAAGAGCCGTCGGTCCCTCGGCTGA